One genomic window of Branchiostoma floridae strain S238N-H82 chromosome 4, Bfl_VNyyK, whole genome shotgun sequence includes the following:
- the LOC118413470 gene encoding kelch repeat and BTB domain-containing protein 8-like isoform X1, which yields MAAADQDPHARNTFLPRSYQDSRYLNGFLGIVDDLQKTGVLQDVVLEVEGRRFPCHRLVLSAASPYFRAMFTSDMAESRQKTVVLQGLDAGMFEEILSYIYSGTLNVSLDKVQPLYQAADLLQLDYVRDTCSSYMATNVERSTCVDLYKFADVFSVDVVRKHCLQLIYRNFSEVASSEEFCSLSVNQLIEIISEDWLDVKEETTVWEAVVRWVQHSREDRLHHLPSILPHIRFNLLTSNDKAVILKHPLVREYPGRSVIRKVVKKTSKVNMKRRVGTDVTEMALVFAERSREMLWMNPREGTYIRHRYDITPMTGTATSDNDIFILAEHSRETYALCKYSHAGNKWERKSLVCREDRDNKKYFDFLMEINGQLFYLIVSESVDRVVVLKKHNQHTDTWHNCSTPQLDGQLDWCFAVSCNQHIYLFTMLCGTEIQCYDPRTDQWCDKTPPPPSEYTLGYNAVAMGTEIFCTDQDFNTTMVYNTESDSWQILQGCPDPGNRTREYDGVPNLFVMENQLHILVAIVRDRVPGEGTKLLHLVYVYDRSADAWRDLNVALRDKKCYAHGDLPFPVARMCLAYLKGA from the exons atggctgccgcagaccAAGACCCTCACGCCCGCAACACATTTCTTCCCCGTTCCTACCAAGACTCTAGATATCTAAACGGGTTTCTTGGAATCGTGGACGACTTACAGAAgactggggtactgcaggatgtcgtccttgaagtcgagggccggcggtttccctgccatcgacttgttctgtccgcggccagcccctacttcagggccatgtttacaagtgacatggcggaaagtcggcaGAAGACGGTCGTTTTACAG ggtttggatgcaggcatgtttgaggagatcctgagttacatctactcgggaaccctcaatgtctccctggacaaagtgcagcccctgtaccaggcagccgacctcctccaactggactatgtgagagacacctgcagcagctacatggccacgaacgtggagcgctccacctgtgtggacctgtacaagtttgctgatgtcttctctgtGGACGTTGTCAGAAAACATTGTCTGCAGTTAATCTATAGAAACTTTTCTGAG GTTGCCTCCAGTGAGgagttctgcagcctgagtgtgaatcagctgattGAGATCATCAGCGAGGATTGGCTGGATGtgaaagaggagacaacagtgtgggaggctgtggtgagatgggtgcagcacagcagggaggacag ACTacaccacctacccagcatcctccctcataTCCggttcaacctgctgacctcaaaTGACAAGGCAGTCATCTTGAAGCACCCCCTGGTCAGGGAGTATCCTGGGAGATCTGTTATCAGGAAGGTGGTAAAGAAGACTTCCAAAGTTAACATGAAGAGGAGGGTCGGGACGGATGTGACGGAAATGGCTCTGGTTTTCGCTGAACG GTCAAGAGAGATGCTGTGGATGAACCCAAGGGAAGGGACGTACATCAGGCATCGCTATGACATAACTCCAATGACAGGGACTGCTACCAGTGATAATGACATCTTCATCCTCGCTGAACATTCACGTGAAACCTACGCCCTTTGTAAGTACAGCCATGCTGGGAACAAATGGGAACGaaagtctttggtatgtagAGAAGACCGTGATAATAAAAAATACTTTGACTTCCTGATGGAAATCAATGGCCAGCTTTTTTACCTCATAGTGTCAGAGTCAGTGGACCGAGTGGTGGTGTTGAAGAAGCACAACCAGCACACGGACACGTGGCACAACTGTTCCACACCGCAACTTGATGGGCAATTGGACTGGTGTTTCGCAGTGTCCTGCAATCAGCACATCTATCTCTTCACAATGCTGTGCGGAACTGAAATACAGTGTTACGACCCAAGGACAGACCAGTGGTGCGATAAAACTCCACCTCCACCGTCAGAATACACTCTAGGCTATAacgctgttgccatgggaacagagatctTCTGCACAGACCAGGACTTTAACACGACAATGGTGTACAACACGGAGTCTGACAGCTGGCAGATACTGCAAGGCTGTCCGGACCCGGGGAACCGTACGCGTGAATACGATGGCGTACCCAATCTTTTCGTAatggagaaccagctgcacatTTTGGTAGCCATTGTTCGTGACAGGGTTCCGGGTGAAGGGACTAAACTTCTGCATCTCGtctatgtgtatgacaggtctgctgatgcctggagaGACTTGAATGTCGCTCTACGTGATAAGAAATGTTATGCGCATGGTGATTTGCCGTTCCCAGTGGCTCGTATGTGCTTGGCATATCTTAAAGGTGCATAA
- the LOC118413470 gene encoding kelch-like protein 12 isoform X2 encodes MAAADQDPHARNTFLPRSYQDSRYLNGFLGIVDDLQKTGVLQDVVLEVEGRRFPCHRLVLSAASPYFRAMFTSDMAESRQKTVVLQGLDAGMFEEILSYIYSGTLNVSLDKVQPLYQAADLLQLDYVRDTCSSYMATNVERSTCVDLYKFADVFSVDVVRKHCLQLIYRNFSEVASSEEFCSLSVNQLIEIISEDWLDVKEETTVWEAVVRWVQHSREDRSREMLWMNPREGTYIRHRYDITPMTGTATSDNDIFILAEHSRETYALCKYSHAGNKWERKSLVCREDRDNKKYFDFLMEINGQLFYLIVSESVDRVVVLKKHNQHTDTWHNCSTPQLDGQLDWCFAVSCNQHIYLFTMLCGTEIQCYDPRTDQWCDKTPPPPSEYTLGYNAVAMGTEIFCTDQDFNTTMVYNTESDSWQILQGCPDPGNRTREYDGVPNLFVMENQLHILVAIVRDRVPGEGTKLLHLVYVYDRSADAWRDLNVALRDKKCYAHGDLPFPVARMCLAYLKGA; translated from the exons atggctgccgcagaccAAGACCCTCACGCCCGCAACACATTTCTTCCCCGTTCCTACCAAGACTCTAGATATCTAAACGGGTTTCTTGGAATCGTGGACGACTTACAGAAgactggggtactgcaggatgtcgtccttgaagtcgagggccggcggtttccctgccatcgacttgttctgtccgcggccagcccctacttcagggccatgtttacaagtgacatggcggaaagtcggcaGAAGACGGTCGTTTTACAG ggtttggatgcaggcatgtttgaggagatcctgagttacatctactcgggaaccctcaatgtctccctggacaaagtgcagcccctgtaccaggcagccgacctcctccaactggactatgtgagagacacctgcagcagctacatggccacgaacgtggagcgctccacctgtgtggacctgtacaagtttgctgatgtcttctctgtGGACGTTGTCAGAAAACATTGTCTGCAGTTAATCTATAGAAACTTTTCTGAG GTTGCCTCCAGTGAGgagttctgcagcctgagtgtgaatcagctgattGAGATCATCAGCGAGGATTGGCTGGATGtgaaagaggagacaacagtgtgggaggctgtggtgagatgggtgcagcacagcagggaggacag GTCAAGAGAGATGCTGTGGATGAACCCAAGGGAAGGGACGTACATCAGGCATCGCTATGACATAACTCCAATGACAGGGACTGCTACCAGTGATAATGACATCTTCATCCTCGCTGAACATTCACGTGAAACCTACGCCCTTTGTAAGTACAGCCATGCTGGGAACAAATGGGAACGaaagtctttggtatgtagAGAAGACCGTGATAATAAAAAATACTTTGACTTCCTGATGGAAATCAATGGCCAGCTTTTTTACCTCATAGTGTCAGAGTCAGTGGACCGAGTGGTGGTGTTGAAGAAGCACAACCAGCACACGGACACGTGGCACAACTGTTCCACACCGCAACTTGATGGGCAATTGGACTGGTGTTTCGCAGTGTCCTGCAATCAGCACATCTATCTCTTCACAATGCTGTGCGGAACTGAAATACAGTGTTACGACCCAAGGACAGACCAGTGGTGCGATAAAACTCCACCTCCACCGTCAGAATACACTCTAGGCTATAacgctgttgccatgggaacagagatctTCTGCACAGACCAGGACTTTAACACGACAATGGTGTACAACACGGAGTCTGACAGCTGGCAGATACTGCAAGGCTGTCCGGACCCGGGGAACCGTACGCGTGAATACGATGGCGTACCCAATCTTTTCGTAatggagaaccagctgcacatTTTGGTAGCCATTGTTCGTGACAGGGTTCCGGGTGAAGGGACTAAACTTCTGCATCTCGtctatgtgtatgacaggtctgctgatgcctggagaGACTTGAATGTCGCTCTACGTGATAAGAAATGTTATGCGCATGGTGATTTGCCGTTCCCAGTGGCTCGTATGTGCTTGGCATATCTTAAAGGTGCATAA
- the LOC118413470 gene encoding kelch-like protein 18 isoform X3 has translation MAAADQDPHARNTFLPRSYQDSRYLNGFLGIVDDLQKTGVLQDVVLEVEGRRFPCHRLVLSAASPYFRAMFTSDMAESRQKTVVLQGLDAGMFEEILSYIYSGTLNVSLDKVQPLYQAADLLQLDYVRDTCSSYMATNVERSTCVDLYKFADVFSVDVVRKHCLQLIYRNFSEVASSEEFCSLSVNQLIEIISEDWLDVKEETTVWEAVVRWVQHSREDRLHHLPSILPHIRFNLLTSNDKAVILKHPLVREYPGRSVIRKVVKKTSKVNMKRRVGTDVTEMALVFAER, from the exons atggctgccgcagaccAAGACCCTCACGCCCGCAACACATTTCTTCCCCGTTCCTACCAAGACTCTAGATATCTAAACGGGTTTCTTGGAATCGTGGACGACTTACAGAAgactggggtactgcaggatgtcgtccttgaagtcgagggccggcggtttccctgccatcgacttgttctgtccgcggccagcccctacttcagggccatgtttacaagtgacatggcggaaagtcggcaGAAGACGGTCGTTTTACAG ggtttggatgcaggcatgtttgaggagatcctgagttacatctactcgggaaccctcaatgtctccctggacaaagtgcagcccctgtaccaggcagccgacctcctccaactggactatgtgagagacacctgcagcagctacatggccacgaacgtggagcgctccacctgtgtggacctgtacaagtttgctgatgtcttctctgtGGACGTTGTCAGAAAACATTGTCTGCAGTTAATCTATAGAAACTTTTCTGAG GTTGCCTCCAGTGAGgagttctgcagcctgagtgtgaatcagctgattGAGATCATCAGCGAGGATTGGCTGGATGtgaaagaggagacaacagtgtgggaggctgtggtgagatgggtgcagcacagcagggaggacag ACTacaccacctacccagcatcctccctcataTCCggttcaacctgctgacctcaaaTGACAAGGCAGTCATCTTGAAGCACCCCCTGGTCAGGGAGTATCCTGGGAGATCTGTTATCAGGAAGGTGGTAAAGAAGACTTCCAAAGTTAACATGAAGAGGAGGGTCGGGACGGATGTGACGGAAATGGCTCTGGTTTTCGCTGAACG TTGA